One genomic segment of Hydra vulgaris chromosome 14, alternate assembly HydraT2T_AEP includes these proteins:
- the LOC136091000 gene encoding uncharacterized protein LOC136091000 — MEAESERFLDLLNNQHTSIKYTIEKESDTHTISFLDLSIINNKSGTYLFNIYRKDAITNVQIKPHSCHDPKIIYGVFKGFIQRAFALCSKEHINHELKFLAKMFTENGYNKKILQNIVKKIKNNEQNNQNNQQNNNNNIKKLEPNFISLPWVPKLSNQLKQIFKSVGYTPVFKSPKNLQQLITQKNKPRLDNSYPGVYKLECSCGKLYVGETKLKVSTRICQHQKHTFEGKWKNSAVAGHSRNCHGAFGWNNNNTVKVEEDYFKRKMRESLEIQFHQCSPGEGGLNKEYGDHVTSSFWKPYFSFLRRKNTIH; from the coding sequence ATGGAGGCAGAATCAGAACGTTTTCTTGACTTGTTAAATAATCAACACACAAGTATCAAATATACGATTGAAAAAGAAAGTGATACACACACAATAAGTTTTCTCGATCtctcaataataaataacaaatccggaacatatctttttaatatctatCGCAAAGATGCAATAACTAATGTGCAAATAAAGCCGCATTCTTGTCATgatccaaaaataatttatggtgtatttaaaGGTTTTATCCAAAGAGCTTTTGCATTATGCAGTAAAGAACACATAAATcatgaattaaagtttctagcaaaaatgtttacagaaaatggttataataaaaaaatacttcaaaacattgtcaaaaaaataaaaaacaatgagcaaaataatcaaaataatcaacaaaacaacaacaataacatcaaaaaactaGAACCAAATTTTATTTCTCTACCATGGGTACCAAAATTAAGTAATCAGTTAAAACAGATATTTAAAAGTGTAGGCTATACTCCAGTTTTTAAATCACCAAAAAACCTTCAACAattaataactcaaaaaaacaagCCTCGACTTGACAACTCTTACCCAGGAGTCTACAAACTGGAGTGTTCGTGTGGAAAGCTCTATGTAGGTGAAACAAAACTCAAGGTTTCAACTCGCATTTGCCAACATCAAAAACATACTTTTGAGGGAAAATGGAAAAATTCGGCCGTAGCGGGGCATTCCAGAAATTGCCATGGTGCCTTTGGCTGGAATAATAACAACACTGTTAAAGTAGAGGAAGACTATTTTAAGAGAAAAATGAGAGAGTCCTTGGAAATACAGTTTCACCAGTGTTCTCCGGGTGAAGGCGGTTTGAATAAAGAATACGGTGATCACGTCACATCGTCGTTTTGGAaaccttatttttcttttttaagacgCAAGAACACAATACattga